The Maylandia zebra isolate NMK-2024a linkage group LG7, Mzebra_GT3a, whole genome shotgun sequence genome contains a region encoding:
- the plekhg7 gene encoding pleckstrin homology domain-containing family G member 7, which translates to MQPYNAFEVAMSSLQHVILQDKDTDTEKKLDWSYIEWAENEVVTTGVADAETQTDSPSFEHKESQTSNPVIMHIDLKRTHSKMRHLSLVNPDNSAPPFFQFDRQAPGRISTSPTLRRMRSTRRPQIDFREPHRMGSTQEEQSSASTGSPISPLSPGHRVDSPLAASPLSDGEADHQPVSSSGQQRSRSHRSKTFDNSITSVEQECHSAHPFLIKDNGFPEDEVQEKESCHDRLYQRRRSSVVVSLPGLDVSPGDLFVSNGAADLLNDSNFADTKKSKWPFSRRSTSKGKPQTCTVSDIEKYLSTAQIQDWRNLELQRYKDYSLAEFLQDQSSQVSASSDPQGFKRQETIWELFTSECVYFMDQLMVLKEVFSATLTNLQVTNCLTDIDSWRLFANLNELCLVSSGFLNSLLRVIKNMLEITEGGSPTLLDLLGKAFQESICHCLQTYCLNYSTALLYLDSLKPREDFGTYVKWCERSKQCRRLHLRDLLVAPLQRLTRYPLLLRNIAKRCQKEDEARGLELIAEQVDKSICDLEGKVKWLDNYQKVKQLRDALVWLPVWERDKRAFIPENLKHLLKAVTLDNLISHRSLLHEGKLVLTENAKLIDVYMFLFDEFLLITKMKRNKKRSIGPEQNPLKNLELDQMLKEGCTFTVLDQPISLDRLQLRNIDQLNASSSGLPHSFIVMHQNRYQQCIGAFILQAASEAVKRVWMSKIEGAVTALLKQDSQQARVKSSSLWLESSQI; encoded by the exons ATGCAGCCCTACAATGCCTTTGAGGTTGCAATGTCTTCTCTACAGCACGTTATTCTGCAGGATAAGGACACGGACACTGAAAAGAAGCTGGACTGGAGCTACATCGAATGGGCTGAAAATGAAGTTGTCACAACAGGTGTGGCGGATGCTGAGACGCAAACGGACTCGCCATCTTTTGAGCACAAAGAGAGCCAGACCAGTAACCCAGTCATAATGCACATAGATCTCAAACGGACACACTCCAAAATGAGACATTTGTCTTTGGTAAACCCAGACAACTCGGCTCCACCTTTCTTTCAGTTTGACCGCCAGGCTCCTGGACGTATCTCCACATCTCCCACcttgaggaggatgaggagcacCCGACGTCCTCAGATAGATTTTAGAGAGCCTCACAGGATGGGGAGCACTCAGGAAGAGCAATCATCTGCAAGCACGGGATCCCCCATAAGTCCCCTGTCACCAGGACACCGAGTAGATTCACCTCTTGCAGCGAGCCCACTCTCTGACGGGGAGGCCGATCATCAGCCAGTGTCATCCTCAGGCCAACAGCGAAGCAGATCGCATAGATCAAAGACTTTTGACAACAGTATCACTTCTGTGGAACAAGAATGTCACAGTGCTCATCCTTTTCTTATTAAAGACAATGGATTTCCTGAGGATGAAGTTCAG GAGAAGGAATCCTGCCATGATAG GCTTTATCAGAGGAGACGGAGCTCCGTCGTCGTGAGTTTGCCCGGCTTGGATGTTTCTCCAGGAGATCTTTTCGTGTCCAATGGAGCAGCTGACTTACTAAATGACTCAAACTTCGCAG ATACCAAGAAGTCAAAGTGGCCTTTTTCGAGGCGTAGTACG agTAAAGGCAAGCCGCAGACATGCACGGTGTCAGATATTGAGAAATATCTCTCAACTGCACAGATTCAAGACTGGAGAAACTTGGAGCTTCAGAGATATAAG GACTACTCTCTGGCTGAGTTCCTGCAAGACCAGTCTTCCCAGGTCAGTGCTTCCTCTGACCCGCAGGGCTTCAAGAGACAAGAGACCATCTGGGAGCTCTTCACCAGCGAGTGTGTTTACTTCATGGATCAACTCATGGTTCTCAAAGAG GTGTTTTCGGCTACGCTCACAAACCTGCAGGTGACCAACTGCCTGACTGATATTGACTCATGGAGGCTGTTTGCGAATCTCAATGAGCTTTGCCTG GTGAGCTCAGGTTTCCTAAACAGCCTCCTCCGCGTTATCAAGAACATGTTGGAGATTACTGAGGGTGGCAGTCCCACCCTGCTGGATCTGCTGGGGAAG GCTTTCCAGGAGAGCATATGCCACTGCCTGCAGACGTATTGCCTCAACTACTCCACGGCTCTTCTGTATCTGGACAGTCTGAAGCCCAGAGAGGACTTTGGGACTTACGTGAAG TGGTGTGAGAGGAGCAAGCAGTGCCGAAGGCTTCACCTGCGTGACCTGCTGGTGGCACCGCTGCAGAGGCTAACTCGATACCCGCTGCTGTTGCGGAATATCGCAAAGAGATGCCAGAAGGAGGACGAAGCCCGAGGGCTGGAACTTATAGCAGAACAAGTGGATAAATCGATAT GTGATTTAGAAGGAAAGGTCAAATGGCTGGATAACTACCAGAAAGTGAAACAGTTGAGAGATGCCCTGGTTTGGCTGCCTGTATGGGAGAGGGACAAGCGTGCTTTCATCCCTGAG aaTCTGAAACATCTTCTGAAGGCTGTCACACTGGATAATCTGATTTCTCACAGGAGTCTGCTGCACGAAGGGAAACTCGTCCTCACAG AGAACGCAAAGCTCATAGACGTCTATATGTTCCTCTTTGATGAATTCTTGCTGATTACAAAGATGAAGAGAAACAAGAAG AGGTCCATAGGTCCAGAGCAGAATCCTCTGAAAAACCTGGAGCTGGATCAGATGCTGAAGGAGGGATGCACCTTCACGGTTCTCGACCAGCCAATCTCTCTAGATCGACTCCAACTTAGAAACATCGATCAACTTAATGCCTCCT CATCGGGGTTGCCTCATTCTTTCATAGTAATGCACCAGAACCGCTACCAACAGTGTATTGGTGCATTCATCCTGCAAGCTGCGTCAGAGGCTGTCAAG agagTATGGATGTCAAAGATAGAGGGCGCAGTGACGGCGCTGCTGAAGCAGGACTCTCAGCAGGCACGAGTAAAGAGCTCCTCGCTGTGGCTGGAGTCTTCGCAGATATGA